One part of the Nitrosophilus kaiyonis genome encodes these proteins:
- the pyrE gene encoding orotate phosphoribosyltransferase — MVDIEKIYKDSGALLEGHFLLSSGKHSPNYLQSAKVLEDPKRAEILAKELAKQIMDYGLKIDSVCSPAIGGLIAGYELARALGVRFIFTERKDGKMTLRRGFEVKKGEKILICEDIITTGGSAMEAAQEIEKRGGVVVGFAALANRGVCNRVGSHIKRKKECKLPEDKPFFALADFDFPIYEPDECPMCKEGSKPIKPGSRGN; from the coding sequence ATGGTTGATATTGAAAAAATCTATAAAGATAGTGGTGCTTTATTAGAGGGGCATTTTCTACTTTCAAGCGGAAAGCATAGCCCAAACTATCTTCAAAGTGCAAAAGTATTGGAAGATCCAAAAAGAGCAGAAATTTTGGCAAAAGAGCTTGCAAAACAGATAATGGATTATGGTTTAAAAATAGACAGTGTATGCTCTCCTGCAATTGGAGGATTAATTGCTGGATATGAACTAGCTAGGGCTTTAGGAGTAAGATTTATATTTACAGAAAGAAAAGATGGAAAAATGACCCTAAGAAGAGGATTTGAGGTAAAAAAGGGTGAGAAAATATTAATATGTGAAGATATTATTACTACCGGTGGTTCCGCAATGGAAGCTGCACAAGAGATTGAAAAAAGAGGCGGAGTTGTTGTTGGATTTGCAGCATTAGCAAATCGTGGAGTATGTAATAGAGTGGGGTCACACATTAAAAGAAAAAAAGAGTGTAAACTTCCAGAAGATAAACCATTTTTTGCATTGGCTGATTTTGATTTTCCTATATATGAGCCAGATGAGTGTCCTATGTGCAAAGAGGGAAGTAAACCTATTAAGCCAGGAAGCAGAGGAAACTGA
- a CDS encoding LemA family protein gives MQILIAIGIVLLLFILMYNFLVSRKNQVENIFASVDALLKKRYDLIPNLVASVKEYMKHEKDILEEITKLRSQALNPYISDEEKIDIDKKMSKLLNSILVTVENYPQLKANQNILHLQHTLNEIEEQISAARRAYNQAVTDYNNAIEMFPTNILAKYMGYKRKKVFEISENERENIDVKNLFNS, from the coding sequence ATGCAAATTCTCATTGCAATAGGGATTGTACTTCTCCTTTTCATTTTAATGTACAATTTTTTAGTTTCAAGAAAAAACCAGGTAGAAAATATTTTTGCTTCAGTTGATGCTTTACTAAAAAAGAGATATGATCTTATTCCAAATCTTGTAGCTTCTGTTAAAGAGTATATGAAACATGAAAAAGATATATTAGAAGAGATAACAAAATTAAGATCTCAAGCTTTAAATCCTTATATAAGTGATGAAGAAAAGATTGATATTGATAAAAAAATGAGTAAACTTCTAAATTCTATCTTAGTTACAGTAGAAAACTATCCCCAATTAAAAGCAAATCAAAATATTTTACATCTTCAACATACACTAAATGAGATTGAAGAACAGATTAGCGCTGCAAGAAGAGCATATAATCAAGCTGTTACTGATTATAATAATGCTATTGAGATGTTTCCTACAAATATTTTGGCTAAATATATGGGATATAAAAGAAAAAAAGTGTTTGAGATAAGCGAAAATGAAAGAGAAAATATAGATGTAAAAAATCTTTTTAATTCATGA
- the typA gene encoding translational GTPase TypA, with product MQDIRNIAVIAHVDHGKTTLVDELLKQSGTIEAHKELAERAMDSNELERERGITILSKNTAIKYKDVKINIIDTPGHADFGGEVERVLKMVDGVLLLVDAQEGVMPQTKFVVKKAISLGLKPILVVNKIDKPAAEPERVVDEVFDLLVAMGADEEQLDFPILYAAARDGYAKYNLEDENKDLTPLFEAIIKYVPKPTGNKDNPTQIQVFTLDYDNYVGRIGIARIFNGKVKRGENLLLVKADGEEIRGRISKLIGFLGLNRMEIDEAEAGDIVAIAGFEAIDVGDSLVDPNNPAPLDPLHIEEPTLSVYFSVNDSPLAGLEGKHVTSNKLKDRLKKEVETNIAMRVEEVGEGKFKVSGRGELQITILAENMRREGYEFSLSRPEVIIKEENGVKLEPFELLVIDVPDDFSGAVIEKLGRRKAVMSSMNPMGEGYTRIEFEIPARGLIGFRSEFLTDTKGEGVMNHSFLDFRPFVGEVEHRKNGALISMENGKALAYSLFNLQERGVLFIEPGTEVYVGMIIGEHSRPNDLEVNPIKGKNLTNVRAAGSDEAIKLVPPRKMTLERALEWIEEDELVEVTPKSIRIRKRYLDPHIRKRMAKQKKA from the coding sequence ATGCAAGATATTAGAAATATAGCAGTTATAGCTCACGTTGATCATGGAAAAACTACTTTAGTTGACGAACTTCTTAAACAATCTGGCACTATTGAAGCTCATAAAGAGTTAGCTGAGCGTGCAATGGATAGCAATGAGCTTGAGAGAGAAAGAGGAATAACAATTCTTTCTAAAAATACAGCAATAAAATATAAAGATGTAAAAATTAATATTATAGATACACCAGGACACGCAGATTTTGGAGGAGAGGTTGAGCGTGTATTAAAGATGGTTGATGGAGTATTGCTTTTAGTTGATGCACAAGAAGGTGTTATGCCTCAAACAAAATTTGTTGTTAAAAAAGCAATCTCTTTAGGATTAAAACCGATTTTAGTTGTAAATAAGATTGATAAACCTGCAGCTGAGCCTGAAAGAGTTGTTGATGAGGTATTTGATCTATTAGTTGCTATGGGAGCAGATGAAGAGCAACTTGATTTTCCAATACTTTATGCAGCTGCAAGAGATGGCTATGCAAAATACAACCTTGAAGATGAGAACAAAGATTTAACTCCTCTTTTTGAAGCTATTATAAAATATGTTCCAAAACCAACAGGAAACAAAGATAATCCAACTCAAATTCAAGTTTTTACTCTAGATTATGATAATTATGTTGGAAGAATAGGAATAGCAAGAATTTTTAATGGAAAAGTAAAAAGAGGTGAAAATCTTTTACTTGTTAAAGCAGATGGAGAAGAGATAAGAGGAAGAATTTCCAAACTTATCGGATTTTTAGGGCTAAATAGAATGGAAATAGATGAGGCTGAGGCTGGAGATATTGTTGCAATTGCTGGATTTGAAGCAATTGATGTAGGAGATAGTTTGGTTGATCCAAATAATCCAGCACCACTAGATCCTCTTCATATAGAAGAGCCTACACTTAGTGTATATTTTAGTGTAAATGATTCACCATTAGCTGGGCTTGAAGGAAAACATGTAACAAGTAATAAATTAAAAGATAGATTGAAAAAAGAGGTTGAAACAAATATTGCTATGAGAGTTGAAGAGGTTGGTGAGGGTAAATTTAAAGTTTCTGGACGTGGAGAGCTTCAAATAACCATATTAGCTGAAAATATGAGAAGAGAGGGTTATGAATTTAGTCTATCTCGTCCAGAAGTAATTATAAAAGAGGAAAATGGCGTAAAATTAGAGCCTTTTGAGCTATTAGTTATTGATGTTCCTGATGATTTTAGCGGTGCTGTAATAGAAAAACTTGGACGTAGAAAAGCTGTAATGAGTTCAATGAATCCAATGGGAGAAGGTTATACTAGAATTGAGTTTGAAATTCCAGCAAGGGGTTTGATAGGATTTAGAAGCGAATTTTTAACAGATACAAAAGGCGAGGGTGTAATGAACCACTCATTTTTAGATTTTAGACCTTTTGTTGGAGAGGTTGAACATAGAAAAAATGGTGCTTTAATTTCAATGGAAAATGGAAAGGCTCTAGCTTATTCTCTATTTAATCTTCAAGAAAGAGGAGTTTTATTTATTGAACCAGGAACCGAAGTTTATGTAGGGATGATAATAGGAGAGCATTCTCGTCCAAATGATTTGGAAGTTAATCCTATAAAAGGAAAAAATCTAACAAATGTAAGAGCTGCAGGAAGTGATGAAGCGATAAAACTTGTTCCTCCAAGAAAAATGACACTTGAGAGAGCACTTGAATGGATAGAAGAGGATGAACTTGTTGAAGTTACTCCAAAAAGCATAAGAATTAGAAAAAGATATCTTGATCCGCATATAAGAAAAAGAATGGCGAAACAGAAAAAAGCATAA
- a CDS encoding polysaccharide deacetylase family protein, with protein MECHRRKKLFYIIFLYLFFSFINLSPFILKADAHIFVYHRFGDERYPSTNTSIEELKREFEYFKKNNYKIVSLKKLVKSIKNKKEIPDNWIVLTIDDGYKSFYKNALWLFKKYNYPFTLFVSTKPTEEKWKDFMSWDEIKECEKYGEIALHSHSHPHLTHLSDSKIKKDTKTSITIFEKNLGYMPKYYAYPYGEYDDRVKKIIKSFGFEAICNQNIGAINKDSDIYDLDRIALVGEIKNLNFFLKLKHLNALWIEPKNYPKNGVLNKIKVRIFENVKKAQIYVTDYGWKWVKVNNGLIEENLNYKLKKSRVRVIIKVKNSKINTKILVK; from the coding sequence TTGGAATGTCATAGGAGGAAAAAACTTTTTTATATAATTTTCCTCTATCTCTTTTTTTCATTCATAAACTTATCCCCTTTCATTTTAAAAGCTGATGCCCATATTTTCGTATATCATAGATTTGGAGATGAAAGATATCCTTCAACAAATACTTCAATAGAAGAACTAAAAAGAGAGTTTGAATATTTTAAAAAAAATAATTACAAAATAGTTTCATTAAAAAAACTTGTAAAATCAATAAAAAATAAAAAAGAGATACCAGATAATTGGATTGTTTTAACAATTGATGATGGATATAAAAGTTTTTATAAAAATGCTCTTTGGCTATTTAAAAAATATAACTATCCTTTTACTCTTTTTGTCTCTACAAAACCCACTGAAGAAAAATGGAAAGATTTTATGAGTTGGGATGAGATTAAAGAGTGTGAAAAATATGGTGAAATTGCCCTTCATTCGCATTCTCATCCGCATCTTACACATTTAAGTGATAGTAAGATTAAAAAAGATACAAAAACTTCTATAACTATTTTTGAAAAAAATTTGGGTTATATGCCAAAATATTACGCTTATCCTTATGGGGAGTATGATGATAGAGTGAAAAAGATTATAAAAAGTTTTGGATTTGAAGCTATATGTAATCAAAATATCGGTGCAATAAATAAAGATAGTGATATTTATGATTTAGATAGAATAGCTTTGGTTGGAGAGATTAAAAATTTAAACTTTTTTCTAAAACTAAAACATTTAAATGCATTATGGATTGAGCCAAAAAATTATCCAAAAAATGGTGTTTTAAATAAAATAAAAGTAAGAATTTTTGAAAACGTTAAAAAAGCACAAATTTATGTGACAGATTATGGCTGGAAATGGGTTAAAGTAAATAATGGATTAATAGAAGAAAATCTAAACTATAAACTAAAAAAGAGTAGAGTTAGAGTTATTATAAAGGTAAAAAATAGTAAAATTAATACGAAGATTTTGGTTAAATAG
- a CDS encoding deoxyguanosinetriphosphate triphosphohydrolase — MKCTDRFYPSINDFRNFFSRDRDRIIHCSSFRRLEYKTQVFINHEGDYFRTRLTHSLEVSQIARTIAKEIGLNESLSEAIALAHDLGHTPFGHVGGDELNHLIKEKYSKNGFEHNFQSFRVVTKLEKRYKNFDGLNLTFATLEGILKHSYPYKKPFLTSWYDEVFDLDKHPSLEAMVVDKADEIAYISADIDDGIKYKLIDFKTLKSSSLVSEIIEEVKKDGLEDENDKLFRYRFSSLLIAKLVISLIENSKSKNLDTSKILCKTIPADEPVLIDYDKELNKKIKELKKILFNKLYKHPKILRKMYAGKECIKNLFIALNEEPKLMPEDFYKRCEKEKVYRVVADFIAGMSDRYAMKLYHEIFGITI; from the coding sequence TTGAAATGTACTGATAGATTTTATCCAAGTATTAATGATTTTAGAAATTTTTTTAGTAGAGATAGAGATAGAATTATTCACTGTTCATCTTTTAGAAGACTTGAATATAAAACTCAGGTTTTTATAAATCATGAAGGTGATTATTTTAGAACAAGACTTACTCACTCTTTAGAAGTTAGTCAAATTGCAAGAACTATAGCAAAAGAGATAGGATTAAATGAATCTTTATCTGAAGCAATAGCTTTGGCTCATGATTTAGGCCATACGCCATTTGGACATGTTGGTGGAGATGAACTTAATCATTTAATAAAAGAAAAATACAGCAAAAATGGTTTTGAACATAATTTTCAATCTTTTAGAGTAGTAACAAAACTGGAAAAAAGATATAAAAATTTTGATGGATTAAATTTAACATTTGCTACACTTGAGGGAATTTTAAAACACTCTTATCCATATAAAAAGCCTTTTTTAACCTCTTGGTATGATGAGGTTTTTGATTTAGATAAGCATCCAAGTTTAGAGGCGATGGTTGTAGATAAAGCTGATGAAATTGCATATATCAGTGCAGATATTGATGATGGTATTAAATATAAACTGATTGATTTTAAAACTTTAAAAAGCAGTTCATTAGTATCTGAGATAATAGAAGAGGTAAAAAAAGATGGATTAGAAGATGAAAATGATAAGCTATTTCGTTATAGATTTTCCTCTCTTTTAATAGCTAAACTTGTTATTTCTCTTATTGAAAATTCAAAAAGTAAAAATTTAGATACTTCAAAAATTTTATGTAAAACTATACCGGCAGATGAACCAGTTTTAATTGATTATGATAAAGAGCTAAATAAAAAGATAAAAGAGCTAAAGAAAATTTTATTCAATAAACTTTATAAACATCCAAAAATTTTAAGAAAAATGTATGCAGGAAAAGAGTGCATAAAAAATCTTTTTATTGCATTGAATGAAGAGCCAAAACTTATGCCAGAAGATTTTTATAAAAGATGCGAAAAAGAGAAAGTTTATAGAGTTGTAGCAGATTTTATAGCTGGGATGAGCGATAGATATGCAATGAAGCTTTATCATGAAATTTTTGGAATAACTATTTAG
- a CDS encoding DUF3137 domain-containing protein — MNRLSSLLDLYYNDLYNDLEIFEKERKKLASRLKTIAISIFFIDTILIYFIYKNSQDLENIIFVIAASVSIYFFIQKIVTKKYRENFKEKIIKKLILHLDKNLKYSPNSYFPQNLYILSSLFPKKFDRYNGNDLVVGQIQNIPVIFSDIHTQYKTKDSKGRTHWHTIFKGLFFMADFNKDFYGKTLIFPDTAQKLFGYLGQFLQEIFKKQGLELVKLDHPQFEKEFVVYSSDQIEARYILTTNLMEKLVRMKKKLNKPIYISFVNNHIFVAISDIDSFEPSIFSSLFDISLIKNYIITLKYTVGLVEELNLNKKLWSRL; from the coding sequence ATGAACAGACTATCTTCTTTATTAGATCTATATTATAATGATTTATACAATGATTTAGAAATTTTTGAAAAAGAGAGAAAAAAACTTGCTTCAAGATTAAAAACTATTGCTATTTCTATTTTCTTTATAGATACAATTTTAATATATTTTATTTATAAAAATTCTCAAGATTTGGAAAATATTATTTTTGTAATTGCAGCTTCAGTTTCTATCTATTTTTTTATACAAAAAATTGTAACTAAAAAGTATAGAGAAAATTTTAAAGAAAAGATTATAAAAAAACTCATTTTACATCTTGATAAAAATCTAAAATATTCACCTAATAGTTATTTTCCTCAAAATTTATATATATTATCTTCGCTTTTTCCAAAAAAGTTTGATAGATATAATGGAAATGATCTTGTTGTTGGGCAGATTCAAAATATTCCAGTAATTTTTTCAGATATTCACACTCAATATAAAACAAAAGATTCAAAAGGAAGGACACATTGGCATACAATATTTAAGGGTCTTTTTTTTATGGCAGATTTTAATAAAGATTTTTATGGGAAGACTCTTATTTTTCCAGATACGGCACAAAAACTGTTTGGATATTTGGGACAATTTTTACAAGAGATTTTTAAAAAACAGGGATTAGAACTTGTAAAATTAGACCATCCACAATTTGAAAAAGAGTTTGTTGTTTATAGTAGTGACCAAATTGAAGCAAGATATATTTTAACTACAAATTTAATGGAAAAACTTGTAAGAATGAAAAAAAAATTAAACAAACCTATTTATATATCATTTGTTAACAATCACATTTTTGTAGCGATTAGTGATATTGATAGTTTTGAGCCATCAATTTTTAGTTCTCTTTTTGATATTAGTTTAATTAAAAATTATATAATAACACTCAAATATACAGTAGGATTAGTGGAAGAGTTAAATTTAAATAAAAAACTTTGGAGCAGATTATGA
- a CDS encoding HTH domain-containing protein encodes MDLENKILELIKDKAMKSGEIAEALEVDKKEVDKVIKKLKKEEKIESPKRCFYQAK; translated from the coding sequence ATGGATTTAGAAAATAAGATATTGGAATTGATTAAAGATAAAGCAATGAAATCTGGTGAAATCGCTGAAGCTTTAGAGGTTGATAAAAAAGAGGTTGATAAAGTTATAAAAAAATTAAAAAAAGAGGAAAAAATAGAATCTCCTAAAAGATGCTTTTATCAAGCTAAATAG
- a CDS encoding RDD family protein, protein MPRWRDVKHKKIKKNIEKKEEISFIPASIPDRLKAFLTDTFMITMPILYIVIYLVMGSREEFKSHMGEGWLYILIPHLLIVTSFWSFKGQTPGMKAYDIKIVNKAMKNPNIFQSIIRYFLMQISIFSIIGILLALFRKDKQTLHDILSFTYMIKSEDEID, encoded by the coding sequence ATGCCAAGATGGCGTGATGTAAAACATAAAAAAATTAAAAAAAATATCGAAAAAAAAGAAGAAATTAGTTTCATTCCTGCTTCTATACCAGATAGATTAAAAGCTTTTTTAACAGATACATTTATGATAACTATGCCAATTCTCTATATAGTAATATATCTTGTTATGGGAAGCAGAGAAGAGTTTAAATCTCATATGGGAGAAGGCTGGCTATATATATTGATACCTCATTTACTAATTGTTACATCTTTTTGGAGTTTTAAAGGTCAAACTCCTGGTATGAAAGCATATGATATAAAAATTGTAAACAAAGCAATGAAAAATCCAAATATATTTCAATCAATAATAAGATATTTTTTAATGCAAATATCGATATTTTCTATTATAGGTATATTATTGGCACTTTTTAGAAAAGATAAGCAGACTCTACATGATATTTTATCTTTTACTTATATGATTAAATCTGAAGATGAAATTGACTAA
- a CDS encoding DUF481 domain-containing protein codes for MRNIVLLFLFITYSFAIVSIEPKDIGEKNPGISGEIGASLEINRGNTDTTSTSLSASLQIDKDHCLCFATLSYEYGESSGEKNKDRAFLHLRHLEKINEDNVWEFFAQLQKDEFKDQKLRALIGTGERYRFFNENETKTYIGIGAFLEREKIEDEDTKDYFRGNFYISFKKRFNDNVKMAFISYYQPKLDEFSDYESTNSLEFSVKLSKNLDLLILTNYDYDSRPPKDIKKYDLSQKIGISYKF; via the coding sequence ATGAGAAATATAGTTTTATTATTCCTTTTTATAACATACTCATTTGCTATAGTTTCAATAGAACCAAAAGATATAGGTGAAAAAAATCCTGGAATAAGTGGCGAAATAGGAGCTTCTTTAGAGATAAATAGAGGCAATACAGACACTACATCTACATCTTTATCTGCAAGTTTACAAATAGATAAAGACCACTGCTTATGTTTTGCAACTCTTTCATATGAGTATGGAGAAAGTAGTGGAGAAAAAAACAAAGATAGAGCTTTTTTACATCTTAGACATCTTGAAAAGATTAATGAAGATAATGTATGGGAATTTTTTGCACAGCTTCAAAAAGATGAGTTTAAAGATCAAAAATTAAGAGCATTGATTGGTACTGGTGAGAGATATAGATTTTTTAATGAAAATGAAACAAAAACTTATATTGGAATTGGAGCCTTTTTGGAGAGAGAAAAAATAGAAGATGAAGATACAAAAGACTATTTTAGAGGGAATTTTTATATAAGTTTTAAAAAAAGGTTCAATGATAATGTAAAAATGGCTTTTATTTCATATTATCAGCCAAAACTTGATGAATTTAGTGATTATGAAAGTACAAATTCATTAGAATTTTCAGTAAAATTATCCAAAAATTTGGATCTTTTAATTCTAACAAATTATGATTATGATTCGCGTCCACCAAAAGATATTAAAAAATATGATCTATCTCAAAAAATTGGTATAAGTTATAAATTTTAA
- a CDS encoding HAD family hydrolase, giving the protein MIKYLIFDMDGTLIDSSEIISNSINYVRKKLNLEPLPKKVIIEAVNDPYLNKPKFFYNANEYTKEQIEWFREYYAKNHKNEVFVFTGIKELLEDIKPYFRLSLATNAYRSSAMEILTHLDLLKYFEIVVCADEVENPKPAPDMIFKIIDFFKCKKDEILLIGDGKTDEEAAKNAGIKFLKVNWGFSDYKDALNSVEELKNYLLSINKNSK; this is encoded by the coding sequence ATGATTAAATATCTAATTTTTGATATGGATGGGACTTTGATAGATAGCTCAGAAATTATCTCAAATTCCATAAATTATGTTAGAAAAAAATTAAATCTAGAGCCTTTACCAAAAAAAGTGATCATTGAAGCTGTAAATGATCCATATTTAAACAAACCTAAATTTTTTTATAATGCAAATGAATATACTAAAGAGCAGATTGAGTGGTTTAGAGAATATTATGCAAAAAATCATAAAAATGAGGTATTTGTATTTACAGGTATAAAAGAGTTATTAGAGGATATAAAACCTTATTTTAGACTATCTTTGGCAACAAATGCATATAGATCTTCTGCAATGGAGATTTTAACTCATCTTGATCTATTAAAATATTTTGAAATAGTAGTGTGTGCAGATGAGGTAGAAAATCCAAAGCCAGCACCAGATATGATTTTTAAAATAATAGATTTTTTCAAATGTAAAAAAGATGAAATTTTATTAATTGGCGATGGAAAAACTGATGAAGAAGCAGCAAAAAATGCAGGGATTAAATTTTTGAAAGTGAACTGGGGATTTAGCGATTATAAAGATGCCTTAAATAGTGTAGAAGAGCTCAAAAATTATCTACTATCAATAAATAAAAATTCTAAATAG
- a CDS encoding MFS transporter has protein sequence MTKNSFSLFFNISAFYFFFFSIIGVYIIYLPKVLELKGYSSLEIGVVFAMSPLMRFITPFFFLKHFSLTKKVYIFSLFLSIISAILFFITIENFYLFLIPNILLGISFALILPFAETIALEKIGKENYGKSRLWGSIGFIIIALVLAKYMNNPKNALIFLFFTIFFTSIFGYLIADYEKKESVKSSQNSFSLLKYWQFWVSLFLMQVSFGPFYNFFTIYETSHGLDYDTVSYLWTFGVICEIVMLYMQTPLMKKNLLLLIKISIFSAVIRWFLLYLYPESIFIAYFTQSLHAFSFALYYSAAIAYLFSIYENKKLAQQFFGGISFGLGGFVGSIFAGIFYGKYLFLYASIVALFSLLILVDIKSIKILWQKP, from the coding sequence TTGACTAAAAATAGTTTTTCACTTTTTTTCAATATATCCGCATTTTATTTTTTCTTTTTTTCTATAATTGGAGTTTATATAATATATCTTCCAAAAGTTCTTGAACTAAAAGGATATAGTAGCTTAGAAATTGGCGTTGTATTTGCAATGAGTCCTTTAATGAGATTTATTACTCCGTTTTTTTTTCTAAAACATTTTTCTTTAACAAAAAAAGTATATATTTTTTCACTTTTTCTTTCAATAATTTCAGCAATACTCTTTTTTATAACTATAGAAAATTTTTATCTATTTTTAATACCAAATATTTTGCTTGGAATTAGTTTTGCTCTTATTTTGCCATTTGCTGAAACTATTGCATTAGAAAAAATTGGAAAAGAAAATTATGGCAAAAGCAGATTGTGGGGCTCAATTGGATTTATAATTATTGCTCTTGTTTTAGCAAAATATATGAACAATCCCAAAAATGCTTTAATTTTTCTATTTTTCACGATTTTTTTTACTTCAATTTTTGGATATTTAATAGCTGATTATGAAAAAAAAGAGAGTGTTAAAAGTTCTCAAAACTCCTTTTCTTTACTTAAATATTGGCAATTTTGGGTTAGTCTATTTTTAATGCAGGTTAGTTTTGGTCCATTTTATAACTTTTTTACAATATATGAAACTTCTCATGGCTTAGATTATGATACTGTTAGCTATTTATGGACATTTGGAGTTATATGTGAAATTGTTATGCTATATATGCAAACTCCTTTGATGAAAAAAAATCTTCTTTTATTGATAAAAATATCTATATTTAGTGCAGTAATTAGATGGTTTTTATTATATCTATATCCAGAATCTATATTTATTGCATATTTTACTCAATCACTTCATGCATTTAGCTTTGCTCTTTACTATTCAGCTGCTATAGCTTATCTATTTTCTATTTATGAAAATAAAAAATTGGCTCAGCAGTTTTTTGGAGGGATATCTTTTGGTTTAGGAGGATTTGTAGGAAGTATATTTGCTGGAATTTTTTATGGTAAATATCTTTTTTTATATGCTTCTATTGTTGCTTTATTTAGTCTTTTAATATTAGTTGATATAAAATCAATAAAAATATTATGGCAAAAGCCCTAA
- a CDS encoding NAD(P)H-dependent oxidoreductase: MNRKDEFLKMMYFRHACKIFDENRKIPKEDFDFILECARLSPSSFGMEPWRFLVITDQNLKDKLKPLCWNQKQINTCSHLVIIKAQKEILKPDSDYVKKMFNRRELPKEKIEAYLKRYKDFMQDKLDNEKLFCWSSKQCYIAAANMVDSAAFIGIDSCMIEGFEKDKVEELLNIDTKKEEIALLITFGYRVKPAPEKKRLSLEEIVEYKN, from the coding sequence ATGAATAGAAAAGATGAATTTTTAAAAATGATGTATTTTAGACATGCATGTAAGATATTTGATGAAAATAGAAAAATTCCAAAAGAGGATTTTGACTTTATTTTAGAGTGTGCTAGGCTTAGTCCAAGCTCTTTTGGAATGGAGCCATGGCGTTTTTTAGTTATAACAGATCAAAATCTAAAAGATAAATTAAAGCCATTGTGTTGGAATCAAAAACAGATTAACACTTGTTCACATCTTGTTATAATAAAGGCACAAAAAGAGATTTTAAAACCAGATAGCGATTATGTAAAAAAAATGTTTAATAGAAGAGAACTTCCAAAAGAAAAAATTGAAGCTTATCTTAAAAGATATAAAGATTTTATGCAAGATAAATTGGATAATGAAAAGCTATTTTGCTGGAGTTCAAAACAGTGTTATATAGCTGCAGCTAATATGGTTGATTCAGCTGCATTTATAGGAATAGATAGCTGTATGATTGAAGGATTTGAAAAGGATAAGGTTGAAGAGCTATTAAATATTGATACAAAAAAAGAAGAAATTGCGCTTTTAATAACTTTTGGATACAGAGTAAAGCCAGCTCCTGAGAAAAAAAGATTATCTTTAGAAGAGATAGTTGAATATAAAAATTAA
- the frr gene encoding ribosome recycling factor, whose product MELQEIYDYARDHMQKSLEVLKKDFNTLRTGRVTTAVVENIKVDYYGTPTPLNQAASVVATDATTIVISPWDKSLLGEIERAIQEANIGVNPNNDGEQIKLFFPPMTVEQREAEAKKAKQFGEKAKIAIRNVRRDANDKIKKLFKEKLITEDEEKKALEEIQKITDEFVKKVDDLVKAKEQEIMKV is encoded by the coding sequence ATGGAGTTACAAGAAATTTATGATTATGCAAGAGACCATATGCAAAAATCTCTTGAAGTATTAAAAAAAGATTTTAATACCTTAAGAACTGGTCGTGTCACTACAGCAGTAGTAGAAAATATTAAAGTTGATTATTATGGAACACCAACACCTTTAAATCAAGCTGCAAGTGTTGTTGCTACTGATGCTACAACTATTGTAATCTCTCCATGGGACAAATCTTTACTTGGAGAAATAGAAAGAGCTATTCAAGAAGCAAATATAGGGGTAAATCCAAATAATGATGGAGAGCAGATAAAACTCTTTTTTCCACCAATGACAGTGGAGCAAAGAGAAGCTGAAGCAAAAAAGGCTAAACAGTTTGGTGAAAAAGCAAAAATTGCAATTAGAAATGTAAGACGCGATGCAAATGATAAAATCAAAAAGCTATTTAAAGAGAAATTAATAACTGAAGATGAAGAGAAAAAAGCGCTTGAAGAGATACAAAAAATAACTGATGAATTTGTTAAAAAAGTTGATGATTTAGTCAAGGCAAAAGAACAAGAGATTATGAAAGTTTAG